In the genome of Triticum urartu cultivar G1812 chromosome 5, Tu2.1, whole genome shotgun sequence, one region contains:
- the LOC125510875 gene encoding uncharacterized protein LOC125510875 isoform X1, with protein MDTGADPPRHRRLRKASDLRTAPAYPHPKRIRPGEEHNSCCEDKISSLPDEMLILIIDKLDARTATNTTILSKRWRDLYTHSHTCYDLTVDDILPPRYHRLKQIVVEAEAGYEAKKNALKSDDSDASRDQLYSFKDWKWKVRLLTPILQRYERSAMRRYVKRVNAFLLAPNNVQPRSIQKLRLQACGTSYFTDQWITQAIGRWGVEDLELVIDNSCWLYDFRLLDGCKNVRLKRLVLSNCYHFVAPYSLTFQRLTSLTLCKESSRMSRVDDILRNCVQLVDLRLKDFSCRQPAFHIFVPNSKLKSLQLDNYNTVGVYLGLVPYLETFACGGQPIILHYGVVPRLRHVSLNFLQTRDDGKDDSSGSDRTYQISKFFLGEPPPLEYLVLQLRGRQMWIELTAIRSQLNHLKKLFIANVPMNWDTFWILHLLAAAPALESLHVHFDSKSEKATAGSLDVQVEHHQQHHHLKELMVIGFDGVAWQTGFVKRIMRASPILERVHLLDGHVVEDEDRELVGLDIVRRRREWHECERLEVLEDLTDGIKYSPHLEIVLE; from the exons ATGGACACGGGCGCAGATCCTCCACGCCACCGCCGGCTCAGGAAGGCCTCCGATCTCCGCACCGCCCCCGCCTACCCACACCCGAAACGG ATACGCCCGGGCGAGGAGCACAACAGTTGCTGTGAGGACAAGATCAGCAGCTTACCTGACGAGATGTTAATCTTGATCATCGACAAGCTAGATGCACGGACAGCGACAAACACCACTATCCTTTCGAAGCGATGGCGGGATCTCTATACACACTCACACACATGTTATGACCTTACGGTTGATGACATTCTCCCTCCACGGTACCACAGACTGAAGCAAATTGTGGTGGAGGCTGAGGCAGGGTACGAGGCAAAGAAGAATGCACTGAAGTCGGATGACAGTGATGCTTCTAGAGACCAGTTATATTCCTTCAAAGACTGGAAGTGGAAAGTCCGTCTGCTAACACCCATCCTGCAACGTTATGAGCGTTCGGCCATGCGACGCTATGTTAAACGGGTGAATGCATTCCTTCTGGCTCCCAACAATGTTCAGCCACGGTCTATCCAGAAGCTGAGGCTTCAAGCCTGTGGGACGAGCTATTTCACTGATCAATGGATTACGCAAGCGATTGGCAGATGGGGCGTTGAAGATTTGGAGCTTGTCATTGACAACTCTTGCTGGCTCTATGACTTCCGTCTGTTGGATGGATGCAAAAATGTGCGGCTGAAACGGCTTGTGCTATCCAATTGTTATCATTTTGTTGCACCCTACTCCTTGACGTTTCAGAGGCTCACATCACTCACTCTCTGCAAAGAAAGTTCACGTATGTCACGCGTTGATGATATTCTGAGAAACTGTGTGCAGCTGGTGGATTTGAGGCTGAAAGATTTTAGTTGTCGCCAACCTGCTTTTCATATCTTTGTTCCTAACTCAAAGTTAAAGAGTCTGCAATTGGACAACTACAACACTGTGGGTGTCTACCTGGGTTTGGTGCCTTATCTTGAAACATTTGCTTGTGGTGGTCAGCCAATTATACTACACTATGGCGTGGTGCCTCGACTTAGGCATGTGAGTCTGAACTTCTTGCAAACTAGAGATGACGGCAAGGATGATTCCTCCGGTAGCGACAGGACATATCAAATAAGCAAATTCTTTTTAGGGGAGCCGCCACCGCTAGAGTACCTTGTTCTGCAGTTAAGAGGGCGTCAG ATGTGGATTGAACTAACCGCCATTCGCAGCCAGCTTAATCATCTCAAGAAACTATTCATTGCAAATGTGCCAATGAACTGGGATACATTCTGGATTCTCCACCTACTTGCTGCCGCACCTGCCTTGGAGTCGCTCCATGTTCAT TTTGACAGCAAGTCAGAGAAGGCAACTGCTGGATCACTGGATGTGCAAGTGGAGCACCATCAGCAGCACCATCACCTGAAAGAACTCATGGTCATCGGCTTCGACGGTGTGGCGTGGCAGACCGGCTTTGTGAAGCGGATCATGCGGGCGTCACCAATCCTGGAGCGCGTCCACCTGCTGGACGGGCACGTCGTGGAGGACGAAGATCGGGAGCTCGTCGGCCTGGACATCGTGCGCCGCCGCCGGGAGTGGCACGAGTGCGAGAGATTGGAGGTGCTGGAGGATCTCACAGACGGGATCAAATATTCGCCGCATCTCGAAATAGTTTTGGAATGA
- the LOC125510875 gene encoding uncharacterized protein LOC125510875 isoform X4: MDTGADPPRYRRLRKASDLRTAAAHPPQKRIRPSEEQDSCCEDKISSLPDEMLIMIIDKLDARTAITTTILSKRWRDLPAHSHTCYDLGVDDILPPRYHKLKQMVVEAKAGYVAEKNALKLAGSHAFRDRFFAVNDWMWRVRRLTTHLQRYERWAMRRYVKRVNAFLLPPTNVQQRSIQKLRLQTFGTSNCIDQWITSAIGKWGVEDLELVIDNSSWRYDFRLLDECKNVQLKRLVLSNCYHHDAPKSSTFQRLTALTLCKEHISHVCYILRNCVQLVDLSLKHSDYNQDPLHIRVPKSKLKNLQLDNCNVGQVYLTSLPCLEAFACRGQPIELHYGEVPRLRHVSLNFLQTGDNGKDGSLCRLGKLFLGIPQPLEYLALQLRGGQMWIKPVAIRSQLNHLKKLFIANVAMNWGTFWILTLLAAAPALESLHVHFDSEKASASGLLDVQAEHHHHHYHLKELMVVGFNGVAWQTGFVKRIMQASPILEHVHLLDGHVVEDEEQELVGLEIVRRRREWHECERLEVLDELTDGSSSLHPKIVLE; encoded by the exons ATGGACACGGGCGCAGATCCTCCGCGCTACCGCCGGCTCAGGAAGGCCTCCGACctccgcaccgccgccgcccacccACCCCAGAAACGG ATCCGTCCGAGTGAGGAACAGGACAGTTGCTGTGAGGACAAGATCAGCAGCTTACCGGACGAGATGTTAATCATGATCATCGATAAGCTAGATGCACGGACGGCGATAACCACCACTATCCTTTCGAAGCGATGGCGGGATCTTCCTGCACACTCGCACACATGTTATGACCTTGGTGTTGATGACATCCTCCCTCCACGCTACCACAAACTGAAGCAAATGGTGGTGGAGGCTAAGGCAGGGTATGTGGCAGAGAAGAATGCACTGAAGTTGGCCGGTAGTCATGCTTTTAGAGACCGATTCTTTGCCGTCAATGACTGGATGTGGAGAGTCCGACGGCTGACAACTCACCTGCAACGTTATGAGCGTTGGGCCATGCGACGCTATGTTAAACGGGTGAACGCGTTCCTTCTTCCCCCCACCAATGTTCAGCAACGGTCTATCCAGAAGCTGAGGCTTCAAACCTTTGGGACGAGCAATTGCATTGATCAGTGGATTACGTCAGCGATTGGCAAATGGGGCGTTGAAGATTTGGAGCTTGTCATTGACAACTCTTCCTGGCGCTATGACTTCCGGCTATTGGATGAATGCAAGAATGTGCAATTGAAACGACTTGTGCTATCCAATTGTTATCATCATGATGCACCCAAGTCCTCGACATTTCAGAGGCTCACAGCACTTACTCTGTGCAAAGAACATATTTCACACGTTTGTTATATTCTTAGAAACTGCGTGCAGCTGGTGGATTTGAGCCTGAAACATTCCGATTATAACCAAGATCCTCTTCATATTCGTGTTCCTAAGTCAAAGTTAAAGAATCTCCAATTGGACAACTGCAACGTTGGGCAAGTCTATCTGACTTCACTGCCTTGTCTTGAAGCATTTGCTTGTCGCGGTCAGCCAATCGAATTACACTACGGCGAGGTCCCTCGACTTAGGCATGTGAGTTTGAACTTCTTGCAAACGGGAGATAATGGCAAGGATGGTTCCTTATGTCGACTAGGCAAGTTGTTTTTAGGGATTCCGCAACCACTAGAGTACCTTGCTCTGCAATTAAGAGGGGGTCAG ATGTGGATTAAACCTGTTGCCATTCGCAGCCAGCTTAATCATCTCAAGAAACTATTCATTGCAAACGTGGCAATGAACTGGGGTACATTCTGGATTCTCACCCTACTTGCTGCCGCACCTGCATTGGAGTCGCTCCATGTTCAT TTTGACTCAGAGAAGGCGAGTGCTTCAGGATTACTAGATGTGCAAGCGGAACACCATCACCACCACTATCACCTGAAAGAACTCATGGTCGTTGGCTTCAACGGGGTGGCGTGGCAGACAGGCTTTGTGAAGCGGATCATGCAGGCATCGCCGATCCTGGAGCACGTCCACCTGCTGGACGGGCACGTCGTAGAGGATGAAGAACAGGAACTCGTCGGCCTGGAGATTGTCCGCCGCCGCCGGGAGTGGCACGAGTGCGAGAGATTGGAGGTGCTCGACGAACTGACAGACGGGAGCAGTTCGCTGCATCCCAAAATAGTTTTGGAATGA